The Indicator indicator isolate 239-I01 chromosome 18, UM_Iind_1.1, whole genome shotgun sequence region GTGCAGGCCTGCACTGCAGCACCGCCAGTACAGCCCACACCAGTGGGAATaaccagctcaggctgccctcCACTGGGGCTGAGCAGAGATTTCAATACCACAAACTCTGTATTCGAAACCCTGTTTACAAGATGAAGGCAGTATCAGGCTGTTTGGTAGGAGTTGCACTCAGCACATATTTCCCCTTGCATGGTCTCCCTCACTCTCAGCTGCCTCAGGAAGAAGAGCAAGGAGCCAGTGTCAAGAACCACAGGATGCCCTACCTGCAGGCAGGGGGCTGCTGGGTCAGGCCACAGAGCACTGGGTCCTGGAACACCTATCATGGAAGCTGGGGAGCACATCAAGGAAAGGGGGTATTTGCCAGGTGGAGTCTGCTATGAATCCTTTTGTCCGTTCACTCCTTCCATTTGTCAATAAAGGAGGCTGACCACTCTGCTCTGATTTCAGCTACTTGGCAGGGAAGGGCCCCCCAGCCTGGTCTTCCAAGCTCCAGGCAGAAAGTTTGTTTGTAGGGGAAGGAAGCAGCATGTGGCTCCACTCCAACCACTGCTGCCTACAGGGAAATCAGCAATGGCCCAAGTTCTGCCAACACCCTGCTagtccccagccccactgctgcagagagggaCAAGCACCCAGTGTCCATGTCCCACGTGTTGGCACCAGGAGTTCATGGAAGTGGGATGGTGCTAAGTGAGAGCTCATGAACACAACACTCACACCTGCCTGAAATAGAGcctctctagagactttcaaaacccacctggatgcgttcctgtgcagactatcctagatgatcctgctttggcaggggggttggacctgataatctcttgaggtcccttccaacctctgatatactgtgatactgtgaaatattaatttattttgaaaaggcaaaagaagtgCTACTACCTTTGTGTGGCAGCTGGCACAATACATTTAGTCCCAATGCTACAAGCCACAGCCAAGAGTTTCATGCCTGGTTATAATTGTCTCTGATTCATGGAGGTCCTTCCTCCAACAACAGAGCATTTGCATAGCTCAACTTGCAGACACTGAGCCTGAGAGTGACTGTCACCAGCTTGTCAGTCCCCACTTGGTTCAGGAAATGGTCACATCAAGCCTGCACTTAGAGGCAAATCTGAGAAAAGGGGGCAGTTACTGCACATCCATCTTTTCTGGCTTGAGTGATGCAATGAAATCCTTATATTCTTCAGGATAGAAATTCTTGTATACgttgatttttctcttaatCTGCTTGGGGGTATCCTGGTAGTAGTTCTTCTCATCTCGAGCCATTTCCTATGACAAAGAAGAAGGTAAGTCAGAGGAGTGGCCCCAAGAGTAAACACCAAACCAGCCCAGCCTCACCCCTAAGGCCCACAAAGGCCAGCTGTAATCACTGCCTGACTCAGACAGGGACCAGGTCAAGTTTCAAAGCACTGCTTCCCCTTAACAATCAGTTGACTGAAACAGGATCCAGGACTAGTGATTCAAATCCTGCAGAAGATCCAGGAGTGATCCAGGGCTCGGTGCTCCTTGATCTGGGACAGCCAATACTCACCTTGTAGTTCTCCCCATGGTTCTGTATCATGTACCGCACATAGTCAATGAGATCTCGTGAAAGGGTGTTTGACTTCTTCTCAGGGAGACTGGCCTCATATTCCATCTCTAAAGAGAGGACAGAGATCCCatgaagcagggaagggaagcaagCAGCACCTCAGAGATCCCCAGCCTCTTCCCCAGACCAAGCCCTACTGGTATTGCAGAAAAGAGGTGATCCTCCAATacagctcagctgctcacaaacacagtgctgcttcccagcatgATAGTGCAGGAAAACACAAGACAACAGCCTTTCATCTAGGCTGCAGCATCCAGGCCTGTGCTGCGTCTCCTCTCCAGCTCGCACCATGAGGAGTGGAGCCTTTCTGCTTAGGCTGCAGAACGTGACtgttcagagctgctcagcccaCCACTACAACACACAAGGTCCTGAAGCCACAGTTTCTAGTCACCCTGATGCCCCCCTGTTGGGGGAACAGGTAGATATATTGTGAAAAGGGAAGCACAGgtataaaaaaaaggaaatttgtaAGCCAGAGGACACAAGggaatggcagagctgctggcctggctgggAACCCCCAGCTGACTGCTGCCAGGGAGAGGGTACTCCTCTACAAACTCACAAGCCTGGACAAGAATTGAAAAACAGGCTTCCTGGCCCATGGTACAATACAGCAAGCTAAGGAAGCCTGTCAGCACAGAGATGAGAGATAAAATAACACACGAGGACTGGGAAGAGACCCAAAtgcaagggcagcagcagggttcaGCAGGAAACTCGCCAGGGCTGCAGGTCGTGAAGCACTCCCTGGGcttggaaggaaggatggaagcAGCACTGACCGTTCACTACATAGGGCTTCCGcactattttctttccttgctccaGTCCATCGCTTTCCACTTCCATGCCCTGGGcaaaatgagaaagaaggaaactcAAGAATAACTCCATTTAGAAGAGACCTGTGTCCCCACACATTGCTCCCAAAACTCCAAACTGCTTATACAATGGCTGCAAGGACTGGGAAATCTCATCTAACTTAAACAGAGCCTTACTTATGCCATTAAGCTGGCAATACTGTGTGGAACAGAGACATGTGTCAAACTAGGTCACTCCTGgctttttttatttagtttttctttAACAAGTCTGACATTTAGTGGGGCCACCCTTCACCTGCAAGCATTGCCCACTGACACATTGAAGccaggctggcactgctgtACACAAAGAGACTTTCGTTGCTATCAGGAGCAACTCAGCTGCAGGGTTACCAATCCCACCTCTCTCCGGCAATTCCCAGGAGACTGAAGTAATTTATACTTGTTCCAAAGCCCACTATTTTCTTGTGACACTGTAACTCATTCCCATGACAGGATCTTGTCAAGAAAAGCGtatgaataaaaataagaaacccATCCACCCACAGAGACTGGTCCAGAGCTACCTGATTCGTGTTCCAAGGCAGGCTGCTCTACACACTGCTTTTCCCAAGAACAGCCTCataacagaatggtttgagttgaaaggTCACCTGGTCTAACCCTCTTGCAGGGACATCTGATCTAAATCAAATTACTCAAagacccatccaacctgaccttggatGCCCCAGCCTTGGAAACATTcatcacttctctgggcaacctgggccagcgtaaaaactttctttcttatatctagtctgaatgtctcctctttcagtttaaatcaatcaccccttgtcctgtcacaacaggctctgctaaaaatattatccccatctttcttgcaaGCCCCCTTTTAAGTATTAGAAGGCCACAATAtggtctcactggagccttctcttctcctggcagaaccaccccaactctctcatcctttcttcacaagagaggtgctcctgccctctgatcagttttgtggtcctcctctgtgTCGCAGAGGAGACCTTACCTTCCACCTCCTCAGAAAATCTGCAGTAGCCAAggccctctgccccttccccagTGGCGTTCAGCCGCACTTACTAGCAGCTGTTTCTTAGGGATGGGGACGGCCTTGTTGGGATCCTCGGCCAGGCCCATGTCGGCCAGGTTCTGAGCCACCGATTTGGTCGGGTCCCAGGCATGACGGATGTGCGAGCTGTGTGAGGAAAGACACGGAAATAACGAACTGCCCTCGCTCTCACTCTCACCGCCTGTTCCCCTCGCCACAGACAAGCGTCCCCCAAGCGCCCACCGAACGCGCACAGGTACCGCCGGGGCACCCGAGGCGCCCACCCCCGCACGCGCCCTTGACCCACGCAGTGACCCACGCCCCGCTGTGTGGCCACCGGCGCTGCCCTCACCAGGCGATGCGAGGGGCAGCACGGCGGCGGGCACTGCGGTACAGCCGCTTGCGGTTGAGGTTGTAGGAGTATTTCTGCCGCCTGCCTTTCCCTTTCGCCTTCGGCATGGCGAACCCACGCTGCTGCCGCTGTCTCCGAGCGCTGGGCCGGGCTGCCTCGTGGGCACCACGGGAAGTGTAGTCTCACTCCGACGCTCCGCCCTCTGGGTGCTCCCGTTGCTGCCTACAACCCCCAGCATCCCCCGCGGCAGGGGTGGGGAGTGAGCGGTGGTCGTTTCCCATTGGCCGCCGGCAGCGCAGAGGTACTTCCGAGCTACGATAGCCGGGCAGGGTCGTGGGTGGTCACCTTTCCTGCGGGCCGCAGCTATGGCGGCCGGGCCTCCGCCGCTGGAACCCAGCGGTCTGCCGGTGTTCAGCGAGGAGGGCTTCGGGAAGAAATTCCTGCGCAAGACCCGCGAGAACCCCCTGGTTCCCCTCGGTGAGGGAGTGACGACGTGGGGGCTGAGGGGGAGGAAAGGCCGGGGCTGTCGAGGCTGGTTACgggggagggctgggagcagatgaTCCGCCCCTCCtgaacccagccccaggaggCTGCCATCCGGCGAGTTCATGTTGCTTATTTGAAGGTGTCGTTTAACGAGCCAGCAGCGCTCAGGTCGTGAGGAAGGCGGGAGGGAGGTGTAAGCTGGTCCTCgcagcctctgccctgctcagtgtCCTTATGTCCTCctctgtccttctctgcaggctgcctctGCACTGTTGGCGTCTTGACCTATGGACTGATCAGCTTCAAGAGAGGCAACATCCGTCGGTCTCAGCAGATGATGCGGGCACGTGTCTTGGCCCAGGGCTTCACCTTCGTGGCCCTCCTGGGAGGAATGGTGGTCACAGCCATGAAATCTAGAAAGTGAAGTCATGCAAGAAAGATGCTGCAGCTATGGATGATGTGCTCATGCCCCAGTTGTCAGTGTGGATTCTGGTTGCAGATGGAGTTTTCTTAGAGACAGTTGTGATATCTTGGTGGAGCCAGTGTCAGAGAAGCTGTgttccagagcactggaaacaaGGGTAATACACCTCTGTGATTAACCTGAAATTTAGGTTGTGGTATTTTTTAAATCCCTGAGATTTCATCCTCCTGCAGTACTGGAGGCTGCATTTCACCAAGGCTCTCCACCCTGGCAGACCTCTCATAAAATGGTGTCCTGTGGGTCATGGTCTGCACTGAAGTATGGCTTTAGTCAGGTGCTGCATCAACATTTGAGAAATGAGCTGCCTGGTTAGGAAGGAACAGCTCTGATCCTGGCTTGATCCTGGCAGGACATAGTTCATAAGCATCAGACCAGCTGTTTGGGGAGAATATGTAATCTGTTTCATTGCAACTGGTGAGTAATAAAGTGAGTTGCAGCTGAtaccaggctgcagagcattGAGAAGCTAGAAGAGAACGCAGGAAAGAAATGGAGCAGACATGGGTGCCTCAAAGTTGTGGTGATGCAAACAGGACACAAAAGATGCAGCTCCCTGTGAAAACAGTATGAGAACTCACATTTCCAAAGTGGGGCCTGGCCGTGTTCTCCAagttgtgctgcagctgctttggctGGGGGGCAGTTCCTGCACAGCTCACTGCTTAAcatgggttggaactggctgctgaGCAAGTGCTCCTTTCCCAGAGGGAGCTGCTTCACCTGAATCATGACAATCATGGTGGGTGGCTCCAAGGTCCCACTGTTGGTGTTGAATCATTGGGATCGTACTGAGGGTATTTGGTGAGCAACAAGGCCTTGCTCTCCTGTGCAAGGCCACAGGGCTAGGAGGATGCTGGCCATAGGCTCTCTCTGttgtgtggctgcagcaggctgtacCTGTGCCTGTAGGCAGAGCAGGGGACAGGGCACAGGCCACTCACTGATCCTGATGGAGTCCCTCATTGCAAGTTCCTGCAGGGTTTCCAGGCTCTCTGGATGTCTGCATGTTGTTGCCTGCATCCTGGCCCTCCCTGGTCCATGATGGCTCTGCAGCTGTCTGAGCCAGCTTTGCCCTCACAGGCAGTTCTGTAGGATGGGGTGAAAGGGAAAACCACTACTGCCCACAAACAAGCACTTGGTTTGTCCTGTCCAGGGAACTGTGCTGTTGGGCCTGGGCAAAGAGAGGGAAGGCTCTGGCCTACCAGAGCTGACTGCTGAGACACAAGGGTGGGAGGCAAGACATCAGTGCTGAACAGGGTGAGCTCTACTTTGACACTGGGTAGCTTGGAGCATTGCCTGCCTTGCCCAGTTGCTGCCTGCTCAGCATGTCTTTCCCAGAAGCTGCTTTTGGCTGCCTTGCTGGCACTTCCAGCCAGGCTTGAGGCAGGGGTGTGAGAGGCAGCTGGTGGTCACATCTGAGTGCAGCCTGGAGACAGGCACAGTCGGAtgggagcagctcagcctgaCTGGActtgcaggagctggcaggtccctgggggcagagcagagctccctggtcctgctgccctgGCCTACTGCAAAGCCTCTGGCCCTTCCccttgctcatttttttttttttttttcctgtaggatGTGGTTCTCCTTTCTGCAGGAGGCTCGGTGTTCTCCTAAACACACATGTgcactgctgaagcagaaaaatgaCAGTGCCCTGTAGGATTGGAGATGTTGGTTTATTGTAACAGGTAATTTGAACAGTCACAGATACCAAAGCCAAGGGATGTAGAACAGCTGTGGGCATGGCTCCCCAGGAGCTGGCTGTTCCTGCCTGACACGGGGACATGGCAGCTGGGGCACTCAAGGgccctgctgcctgtggaggCTGGAGGGACAGAGCACAATGGGGCTCCCTGCCCTCAGGAAGCAGCCAGAGGGTGCTTCCTGCTGTCCTGCA contains the following coding sequences:
- the NOP16 gene encoding nucleolar protein 16 isoform X2 encodes the protein MPKAKGKGRRQKYSYNLNRKRLYRSARRRAAPRIACSHIRHAWDPTKSVAQNLADMGLAEDPNKAVPIPKKQLLVMESDGLEQGKKIVRKPYVVNEMEYEASLPEKKSNTLSRDLIDYVRYMIQNHGENYKEMARDEKNYYQDTPKQIKRKINVYKNFYPEEYKDFIASLKPEKMDVQ
- the NOP16 gene encoding nucleolar protein 16 isoform X1, which codes for MPKAKGKGRRQKYSYNLNRKRLYRSARRRAAPRIACSHIRHAWDPTKSVAQNLADMGLAEDPNKAVPIPKKQLLGMEVESDGLEQGKKIVRKPYVVNEMEYEASLPEKKSNTLSRDLIDYVRYMIQNHGENYKEMARDEKNYYQDTPKQIKRKINVYKNFYPEEYKDFIASLKPEKMDVQ
- the HIGD2A gene encoding HIG1 domain family member 2A, mitochondrial; protein product: MAAGPPPLEPSGLPVFSEEGFGKKFLRKTRENPLVPLGCLCTVGVLTYGLISFKRGNIRRSQQMMRARVLAQGFTFVALLGGMVVTAMKSRK